The genome window cgttccttatatgaaATATGTGTACACTGTGGTCTCAAtgtagagcataattataagaaatgCACAATGCTCAAAACTTTTATttatgtgttgcaaagatttatgtgttgcaaagattctgcaaacttcGGTTATAGTGCTGCAAGTTGATTGGCAATTTTTAAGTGATAATTATGAACTATATATGAATGTAAATTTTGTATAGGTTAATAGGTGCACCAAAAAGCTTGAATCGTTAGAGAAAGAAGTGCGCCAGCTCAGACTGTTGACTGACGAGGTACGAAGGGGTGTGGCAGCTTATGGGATTGCCCCCAGTCCAGGAAGCTCTTCAAGAACAGCAGCTGATGGAGAGCCTGCCGTGGTGAGCACTGTTGGTGTGTGCACAAAAGTGTGTGTCATCTatctaatcataattatatttgtctATAGCATATCcatatttttattttttatctagagctataattatgctagttgTTCAATGTCTTTAATAAATTTGTTTGCACATGCACCACTGTTTACAGAACTCCCGAGTACTGGACCAAATTCGAGAGACAGTCACGCAACTTGTGTCAGACATCGAACAACAAAAGGGCACCTTAAGACAGCTAAATACATCAGTTGATCACTTCACACAGACTTTCCCACGAATGGAGACAGTTTTAGAAGAGTTGAATCTTAAAATCGAAATCCTTGAAGTTAAGTCAACAAGTGGCGTGTACATATGGAAAGTGAACGACCTGGCAAGAAGAGCGCGAGAGGCAAGGATTGGTCGAACGGTGTCACTCTACAGCCCTCCGTTCTATACTAGTCCACATGGATATCGTCTTTGCCTCAGGGCATATCTCTTTGGGGATGGTTCGGGGAAAGGTACCCATATATCACTTTTTATCGTTGTGATGAAATCTGAGTACGATGATTTGCTTGCGTGGCCATTTCAACACAAAGTCACACTTACTCTAATCAATCAGGATCATCCGTTGACCCCTGAACGATCAACCACACACCGATTTATTCCAAATGCTGATAGCTCAAGTTTCAAGAAGCCTGTCGACACATTTAATGTTGCTTCTGGTTTCCCCGAATTTGCTCCTCTCTCTGTTATTACTGATCAAGCATTTTGTCACAACGATACTCTGTACTTTAGAATTAAGCTGGAAACCCCTGAAGCTGTTACTGGTCCAGATGAGCTGAAAGACTAATtctactataatttatatagctgCAGTACTGTGCAATAGAACATTTTGGTTTATTTAGTTGCAGGACATATAATTGTTGTGTTATTTGCACTCAAGTTTACGATTAGATAATTGTTGTGTTATTTGCACTCAAGTTTACGATTTATAGATTATTAATGTAATTCCCAATGTGCAACCAACAAGTGAACAGTATAAAATACAtaataactatacatgtatatagatcaataaataatttattataaatGTGTCACTCCTACTTCTATTCCACGGTACAACATAGTAAAAGTGGATTTGCTCAAATGCCGACTGTCTTTCAGCTCCAGAGATCCACCCAGTTCACCATCTGATGTGCTCAGGTGTGACAAACTCGGTAAATTTGTTTTAGTTGTGAGCATATTCTGCTGCTTGCGAGGTTTTGGGACAGGTGGCTTTCTTGGTAGCGATCGACTCTTCAACTGAGGCGTGGATATGTGGGGTGTCAATGCGGTAGTTCGTTCTTCTTTGGGTTGAAAGGTTACATGTTTTGGTGAGAGTGGTGTGTTCGGACCCTCTGAGGAGACAATAAAAACATGTGCTGTGGCATCACTTCTTTTTATTTGTTCTCTTCTCGAAATTCCATTCTCAGGGTTGTTTTCATTGCCCTTAGATGTTTCAGGTACATCAAAGCTTGAGGAAGACATTGTATTCCTTCTAGGATGAGGGTGAGGCTTTCTTTGTTGAGGATTGTGTGTCGGATTACACTGTTCACTAGGGGACAAAGCCTTAGCAATGCCACTGTTGTTGATGTTCATTTCAGACGTGGTGGAGTAGCTTGTATCCAAGTTTCTGTACTTAGAAGTAGTACTATTTGTGGGAACAGAGACGCTTGAATGAAGAGACTTTTCCTCACAAATGCTGAAAACGTCGTCATATAAACAATCAACACTAGAGTGTAAACCAGACGACAGCGTGCTCATCATCTGTTTGATAATGATATCGTTTTCGTAGTGACACTCCCCTTCTTCAGGCAAGAACGCGCTGTCATTGTTGTCTGACAAGGGACTGTCAGTTTTGGAAAAATCTCGAAGAAACTCCGACTCTGTTACATAGGACGGTGAGATTGGGTTCTCAAATTCTCGAAATGAAGTAGTCGAAGACGGTGGAGTTGGAATGATGTATACATCACTTGTGTCGGATACTTGACTAGCACGTTTCATTGAGGCAGACTTGATACCAGCTACTGTTTGATTCCCATACATCGAGATCCAATGTTTATACTGAGATTCACCTCTGCCCGTAAATGTGGAAAGTTCAGAATCACTACTGGTGCGTTTGATACTCCGTTTATGCAGAGCTGGTCGAGCCTTTGGGAACAGGGTCGTTATGGAGTAGTTGGCAGGTTTGGCGGCTAGTCCTGTTTCACTGGTACTCTGTGTGAGTCTGGTGGGGGGGATTGTCAGGACTTGAGACGAAATGGGCAGCTGAGGGTGTGTGGCTTCAGCTGTATGATGTATGCATGTGGTAACAATTTTAGTGGAGAATCAAGCAGCAACTATATGAACTTATCATTACAACTGTACACGCTGATGTACAACTCACCAACAGTGGCACAGGGAGTTACTGCATGAAGCGGAGGCAATTGATGGACTAGCTGACCACCCAGAGCAGTTGAAATGAATCGTTCCTGCTTGAGATTGTACGTTGGATGTGGTGGTACCTCAGGGGGAGGTGTAGGAGCTTTTCTTTTGTTAGCCTCCTCCCTCAAGAATCGTGCCCCGTGTTGAGAAGGTTGTGCTTCTACATTGATCACCTTCGAAAAGGTACCTCCCCTTGTAGACGTAGATTCCATAATGAAGTTCGATCGAGACAATACCTTAGGACTGTTGCTAGGAGGCTGTTTGGGATTGGCTCTGATACCCCTGGGGGGTAATGGTAGTTGTTTTTTGAATAGCAATCCTCCGTTCTCCTGAGGCGGTAAGTTTCCCATAATATTGCGTTCGAATTGAACTTCCCCCGAGTCTGTGATTATGATGCGGCTGCTAATTTGATATGGTCCTTCATAGTGACTACGACTTTGATGGTACATGTGAGGTTGGTACTTTAGATATGGCTGGGCACTGGCTGGAATTGAGCTCTCATGATTCAATCGAGGAATTGTTCTTGGGGGTACATACAAGTGGAAATCATTCAAAGTCTTCTTGCTAACGGGGACATTCAGGGTGCCGTCTGTTTGGGTATGAATTTCAATAGAATCTCTGCTAAAGGACCCAGTTCCAGAGTCAGTTGATTCATCCCAAAACTTCACAGGATATGCTGGGTTGATGGTTCCCATCGATGGTGAGTTGAACATACCAAGTGTAGGTTTGGAATCATGGGAGTTTTCTGGAGAGAGGTGTGGAGGTTGTGTGTCGTCTTCCGTGTAAGGCGGaggaaggggaggggctgggatgTCCGGTTGCTTGATGTACCCACACTGGTGTGGAACTGTATAAATTTTCAATCCATTTTCGAATTGTGGTCTGTCTCGGATTCTAGCCTCTCTCAACAAGAACTGCATGCAATCGTTGATAAACTTCTTCTCCATTATGAATGTGATTCGAACACTTTGCCCTTCTCGAATACATGATGGACAAATCTCCATTCTGATTCCGACATCTGATTCCATGAATGCCTTGACACGATTCAAGTCCCATGCGTTGAGATTAATGTCATTGATAGGAGAGGCTAACACAAGGACACGATCCAACTGACCAACTCGGTGAGCTGGAAGATTAACGCCAATGCTGTACAGGAGGGCGTGGTCTAGTCCACTAGACGTATGGACTCGGACATGGAAAATGTgacctgtgtatgtgtggtttGGGGGAGCATAATATACTTAGTACCTAAAACCACTGCAACGCCCAAGTAGTTTTACTGGGTCGTTATATTAAGTAGCTAGTGATAAAACGAATTGTAACTACTTCTTTTGGATACATTGTAGTGTTAAAAGTCATGAATGTGTTAATTCAAGCAGTCATTCTGCAGATGCATGGTCCCACTGTAAACCCTCCCTCCCCCCGGACTATTTACAGAAATAAACggccccagtgtacattaaaTTGTCCCAAGACCCTAAAACTAATCCTAACTGGGTCCAGAAAGACAGTCAATGGGAACTTAAAATTCTGTAGATGATTTCAGAGGTATCAGCTATTGCATGACAGAACCATAGCACGTGCGCATTCAACCAAAAGAAGTTTATCACCATTATCCTATGTCTATACAAAACTTCCCCAGATAATTAATGGACCCACCTTTGCCCAGACCGACTTTGAGGGCAGCCATCCAGTGAGCCTGACTCTCCATGCTATCAGTCCGGAACTGGAGAATTTTACCATCTGAAATGAAGACCTGGAAAAAAGAAAGTTAAAGGAATGATAATTAATGCCAGTACTTGTTGTGACTGAGTCAACTACATGACTGTAGTTTTAGTGACGGACTCAACACGCTCACACAATCTTGATTACCTGGAATATGCAGTCACGAAAGGAGCGGACAGTAACTAAATCCTCAAACGAGATCCTGTTCTTAGACATATGACGGTGCTGGTCATAAAGAACGAGTTGGTGTGAGTAGGTATGACCTAGAGTGTCGGATGAAAGTGTGCATGACGTCAACAAAAATTGTGTagacaatcatgcatgtaggCGTAGGAAAGCTATATACATGATTTATTGTAGACATGCAGCTGTGAACCTACACAAAAGCCATTAGTGGGATATTTTACCTAAAGTTTGCAAACAGGGAAACTACAGTGCATCATTGTGATGGGAAAAGCAAGTGTTAATGAATGGCAGTTTAGTGAGAATACAGTCACAGCTGTCTTAACAGGCTTCAGGCTTAATTTAAAACAGGATGCGCACACTGTCAACACTGAATAATGGTTACTTTGGTAGTCAGATTATTGGCATCCTGCATTACAAGAAAAGGCAGTTTTTGGAAGCTTTCTATATTGACAGATATCATAATCATTTAGCTagctcacataattatagaaacgtCTCGTGCTGTTGAGAAGTGTTTCATACTCATACAATGGGGTATGTATGGATTCAGTTTGAGGGCACTCAAAGTAAGGGACATTCCTAGCTACATTGTAAATATCTATGCAACAAACAGATCAACAGCTGGCCATGGTTCATTAATTTGGTCAAATGGGGTGCATGggaaaataaaataaaatatatTCATAGCCTAGtatttgcacatgcacacacacacaaatcccAACTCAACTGCACAACAGTTAAACGTCAGCTAAACATGTACGTGGCACACGAATTGCTTAAGGTACCACAGTATTGAGCACCACTATGCTATCCCGTAAGAGCTACTAGTCAACTTTATGTGTTGTTCATAAGACACAAACAACCATTTACAAGGTATACGTGTAGGCGTACAATGGCCACCAAATAATGTACGTACtagttacataattaattttgtcacaTACCTCCTGCTAATGAGCCAGGATCCAGGATCATCTCCACATATCGAGGTCGCCATGACAACTACATGTGCATACGTAAAGGAGGATACTGAATATTTATAAGCTGCGTGAAATTATTTTAGGAACAATGGTTGCATTAAACAAATGCACGGAGTCAACAAAACATACTCCGGTGGATCAAGAGGATGTATAACGAAGGAacatgctacatgtagccAGAGACTtcaataattaccgtatatcttctaatttatcggacagcaaaaaatcattattttggaaattgtccgggtataatagGAACATATTTTTATAAGCATGCGAAGTGtacggaataattagaacaagcaagcagctgcatgcaagctagctaagtttaatagaacagtgtgcgactgcactagctacatgtatctaaaactagctactcaaagctatctaactgcagcactcagTCTTACCTGACgtatatgaatgtaactcaacttttcaaggtattatttatccggatatttagaacaaatgtaatattaaagcactggagtgtccgttgtattagaacaacaaaaattgcccaaaagagtgtccggggtaattagaagtgtccgataaattagaagatatacagtAATAGGTCCCCAAAATCGCTGGAAGGAACTTGTTGCCTTGGGCTCTTAGTTATTTAATTTTGGTTGTAGCAAGTAATTTGGacccagtggcggatccaggaaaaagaAAAAAGGTTTTCCAACAGCGCGCAATTTTTGGAGAACGCCCATGCACTGTCCCAATGAACTAATCTGAACGTAAAAAAAGGGTACTGACATTCTTCTAGGATGTATTTCAACAAACTTCTTCACTAATAATATTGTTTCTGGCCTAGAGAGCTAGTTCCACAGTAATAGCCACTTGTAGTGCTGTACTGTAACCTCAATAAATTGCTCACTCAGCCAAAAAAGCCTAGTCAGCAATAAAAGCAAAAGGGGGGGTTCAATGGAACCCCTCTGGATCTTCCGGTAaggcatacacatgcacactacagtgtacatgtaccgtctTTCATCTAATTACAGTACCGCTCTAATAAAAGAACCACTATCAATTTCATGTGGTTGTGCTAGTGATAGTGTGGGCGACCATAGCCAACCACCTATGGTCATTTGTCGTTTCACCTAGCTGACTATACTCACCCTGCATCTTTTGAGTAGCATTCCTTTGTGAAGGCATCTTTGCAGCTGATCCATTCTATTGAACAAAATAACCCTACATATAGATCTAAATGTGATTATTAAAACAGTAGATAACAGAATAGTATACACAGGTACAGGTATAGATATATCTACCTAGCCCCCATAAATAAATGTAGActatcatcataattattaactcaCTGTTTCGTCCAAGAAAGTTAATTCATAGATCCAAACTTTACCACTATGGTACGTTGGTTAGGTACTCGCctataaatatataattaccATCTGATCGTGTGTTTAGCTCATTAGCCACACCTTCTCTATTGACACTTTCGAAAAGTCACCGCATGTTAAATCccatacactataattatactacatgtacctgctttataataattataaaaaattataaacACACAACAGTTTAGAAAATAAACTGGCTGGAGTTGACCAAACAAGCAGTCTGAATAGCCTCGACTGTAGCAGGTCCCACTGTAGAGAGGAAAGGTGCAATGTATCCTCATACATACTATGGAGCATACCAAGAGGGAAATAGTCAGTATTCCCAGCATCTTGTCTAGCACTCTCGATGGCCCTCTTGGCAGCAAACAGCACAGAGCAGCTCATACACTGAGGCGGCTCTCCAGAGGCTGCAAGTACCTCTcacaacacaaacacattcgatgtacacacatacctttGGAGCTAAGGATGCCGACAGGATTAGGAGTATTCTCGAGGAGTTTGACTCGAAAATCAATAGGAATGTCTTTAGAGGAGGGAGGCTTGTACTCCTGCAGAAGGTGGGTACGTGAGGGTGCTGTGCATgagtcatacatgcatgtacagtatgtgggCTTACCCAGGTATTGTGAGTGAGCAGCTGTCCAGAGTCTTCATCGTAGAGAACCCTTTCTGTGAGCCAGTAGCCAAGACCCATCACAAATGCCCCCTCAACTTGGCCAATGTCTATATCTGGATTGATGCTCTGTCCGCAGTCGTAAAGAATGTCCACCCTCAGAATCTGTGTTTCTCCAGTCAGAACATCCACCTCAACCTCAGACACTGCCGTCCCCCATGTGTTGTACACATAGTAGCTTGGGATATTTTCATTCACACTGAAGAAAACATCCCATAACATTGTGTGCATGATTGGTTCGCCAAGCTCACAAGAATCTTGCCGACAAGTCAATCCCCTCAGAGTAGCACTTCTTAACGAGGTCCGGCCATGAGAGGTCCGGATTCTTCACACGGATGGGCTGAATCCTACCATTTAGTACACCACAAGCATTTTTTGTACCCTTtcgtgggtgtgtgtacaaaCAGGTGAAAATAGCCCATTACGGTATACCGGTACCCATATTATGTAATCAAGAAAATATTACTCTTTGGAGCTTACCAAACAGTTGAGTTCACTTCCAATGCTTCCCCCTGTTCCTGCAGCATTCGAATTGGTGAGAGAGTTGGTTGGTTTGATCTTCACAAAGCCTATGGGCACTCCCAACACTTTAGCAGCCACCTGAGCCACCTACACAGGTTGATAATACAGTGTAGAGTAACCAAGGTGCACAGTATACAACTTCACAAATTATAATTAGGGCAGACTTGGTGTGACTGTCTTGATAGCTAGCAATTATTATTCGGATAAGCACTTAATTTCTAGTGAGAGATACGTCACGTATATATAGTAGAAAGTGACTCACAACTTTTCAAGTGACACAGAATCAACTACGTACATTTAAGCACATGATCTACTCCAGAGACATGTTAAATATGTCACACGTATCTCACCTTAGTGTTGATTCCCTGCCCAATCTCAACTCCACCGTGAGCTATGGCCACTGTGCCATCATCAGCATATATACTGACCAGGACTGTGTATGGTGAACCATTCCAAGCTATTCCGAACCTCAGAGGCATCATCGTCAGTCCACGTTTACGCCAGCGATTGCCCtgcatatacgtacatgtaagtttGCCTTTTTGTTTGCAAAGACTCGCCTTGTTGTAAGCAGCCACTTCAGTCTTCCGACTCTCAACATCAGCAGACTGGTAGAGCTCTGACGCATAATGACATAAATTGTGCATTACTCAAACCTTTGAACTTACGATCCCAAACAGCTGAGATGTTGCAGTACTTGAGAGGATAGCCTCGCGGAGTTACCATGCCTTGCTTGTAGAGGTTGGCCCTCTTGACATTCTCCACCACTAGACCTTGGGAGCGAGCCACGTGGTCGATCATACTCTCCATGATGAAGATGGCAGGTAAAGTGCCTACAGTATAGGCAATAGAGCAATCCATGTTCAAAGGATTAATACTCACCTGGCGATCGACAATAAGTGTTCGCGTGAGTGTTTGTCTTGCACGCTCTAGTGGTTATTTCCCAGTTAGGACAGTGGTAGGCTATAGCAATTTAATACCCAATGAAACAGTGAAGCCATTCAATTTTTCTAATCACCATTGTCAATATGGTCTGCTGCCACCGAGAGGTAGTTGTCATTTGGGTTCCAGCCACAGTCAGTGTACACAGTCACCTTGACACCATTCAAAATACCATCCTTACTGAAGCCAATCTACCAGTAACATAGCAATTATCTTAAACGTATAAGGTGTTTGAATGTCTTACCTGGTAGGTAGCGAGGTAAGGAAACCTCTTGCCAACCAGCTTCATGTTGGTTTCTAGGTCCATGTGCATCTTCACAGGTCTGCAAAATATAGGACACACTGAGTGACATCGGTTTTAAAGTGCTACGTTCCATTATTGTGTGGATGATTGGATGGGCAACCACCTTTAAACTTAGAGCAGCACTAAAAATATAAAATCTCCCAAAAACTACAACGTTTTAATAAACTAGCTAGAATGTTGAGACACAAATAAGTCCATAGCCTTTTGTTACATCGATCTTTGTAGCTCGAGACTAGCCTTGTTTCCGGCCCGACTCCTCTTTAGCGGAATAGAGAAAAGTTAGGCCAGGAACAAGGCTAGCTTGAGACTGACCATCAATCATCTGATAACTGATAACTACAGAATAATCACTTACCTACGTGAGGCATGAGCACCAACTGCACACGCAGCTGCAACCATGTTTGCTCTTGTTAGTTTGGATCCGTATGCTCCACCTACTCTCTTGATGGAGACATCTACGGAGCTGGCACCAACCCCCAAGACCCCGGCTACTGCGGCCTGCACATTATCTATCCACTGGGTAGCACTGTAAACAGCATAGCCCTCCTCAAGTGGAACAACCACAGCTGTCTGCGTCTCCATGGTGAAGTGGTACTGACTACCACAAGATATCTGACCAGAAATCACATGATCCGAGTTCTGAATGGCAGCTGTACAGACATCAAGTACGTATAACAGTTTTTTTACAAGGGAAACGCCAACTTACTGGTGGGGTCTCCGACAGTGGTGGTCTCCTTTGAGGGGGTGGTGAAGAAGGAATTACTGCGAATGGCATCCTCCAAATTAAGGATTGGCTTTCCTTGACTATGATATTGCATCGTCACTGccgctgcaatctgattggcctGTTCCTGAGTGTCTGTGGAGACTGGGGTGATACATGTGAATGAGATGGTATGGCTTACCAGCAAGGACCAATCCTACTGCTTGACCAGCGTACTGAGACACCCTGTTAATATCAAGAAACAACTGCACAGAAAGCATCAAAGACACAATACAATCACTAGCAGTAATGAGACCACTCACTTCTTCTGGCATGATGGTGGAGTTAGGAGAGACAAAAGTGTTCTTGCCCGGAATGTCAGAAGCTTTTAGGACCTGCACAAAACCTGGCATACCTTCTGCTTTGCTGGTGTCCATGGCTGTTACTGTAGCATTAGCCTGTAGAGCATATTCGGAGATTTTGATAACGTATTTTGTAACTCGATGATCAGGTGTTTTAAGAAATGCATGACCAAgaaaacgtggctagaagcatATGGATGCAATAGAAGCTTTTAGTTGTACGTGCATTTCgactgttgagcagttacatgGAAtgcacagacagacaaacttacacacacacatgcgcacGCGCGCGCGCAAATACAATGAGCTTATAACTAGGCGGCTATGCCCTAGGACATAAAAATAAACAATCATGCACCTGAGTAGTGAGAATAAAAGCAGCGGCTAACTGGTTGGGTAGAGGGGGGATGTCAGATGTATACTGCGCCTCACCTGAAGCCTGCAATGAGACACAGGTGAGCTATAGCTAGGCCCAGAGAGTGAGAGTGTGTGCTGTACCTGAAGAGACGCTGTGAGTTTAGGCAGGGGTTTACTGATGGGGTACTCAGTAGGGTTAGACGAGTAGGTCTGGTTGCCCGACGACACAGGTCGCACGTACGGAGCAGCTGCAGACGCCACTACTTGAGAAAGGTGTCCAGGGATAGCCTCCAGGTAGAACTTTAGGGGATGTAGTCATAGTAAGGTGGGTGTGACGGTCACTTACCTTGTAGAAAAGGTTGATTGCCAGACTCTTTCTGTAGTCTGGTGATGCTGCTCCTGGGGGTGAGTTGGGGACCAACTCCTTGCTCAGAACCTCCAAAGCACCtttacacacgtacacaacaATCTTTGTGTACAGCTGCTAATCTGCTGACCTACCTTTGAGAGTGTTGGGATCCAGAAGGCTCTTGCCATTGAGGAAGACAGAAGTTGAAGCACCttccacctacatgtattgaGGAAGACAAAAGTTGAAGCACcctccacctccacacacacacacacactcaataGGGCACAAAGACGAGCGAAATGCTTACAGCATGGGTGTCAATTCCTCCGAACACGAGTGCGGGAGGTGTTTTGACTGTGAAACTGTTAGAAGAGTCCACTTGGGCAGAGAAAGCTGCATTCACATAGGCGTGGGCATTCTAAAGGAGGGGTATCAATGACAATTGAATTCATATATACTCAAAGCTACCTCTGCTCTTGGCATAATTTTGTAGCTCCTGAAAACCATGTCAGACCCACCAACTGGAATGTCCATGAACAATATCATCTGCACACAATTTTCAACGTGTGATACACCCAAGGAAACAAAGAATAAAATGTCTAATGCTCATCAGTAATGACACAAATTTGGCAATTTCCATCAACAGTGGACTATGCAAGTACTCACATGTTAAATATACCTGTTTGCTCATGTCTTGCTTCAAGAAAGTCCACAAGTCAACAGCAGTGTATTTGTCATTGGAGAAGCCTTGTGAGGAGAAAGCAAAATATTGTCAGCCTGCCATAGCATTACCACTCACCGAGAGCAATGGAGGCCCCAGCGGCAACCATAATGGTAAAAACGTCAGAGGGAAAGTTGTCATGGTCATGGGTGAGCATAAGGTTGCCGGCCCAGGAGCCAACGTTCCTTACAGGGACATTGGCAATCTTGAGGAGGTGTTTTGCCAGATGCTGAAAGACGGGTGACTGGTGGATCGTCAGCTGAGCTAGGAGCACTGCCAGAGGCACTCCTGCTCCCACTCTCATCCCCTCGGCAGTCACCTGAGGGGTCCGGTTAGGGGTGGTCTAGGGAGGGGGTATGGCTTACCGTCACTTGGTTGAGCTCAGGAACAGCCTTCACATCAATATACACATCAAAATTCTCAGGGACCTTGAATACACCTGCAAGACATACTCACATCTatcactatacatgtacaagaaacAGCAACAATAAGTACAAGGAAGTGCTAGCAGATAAATTCCAACACCTATACTcacactcacctcttccagTGTCTCCACAGAGCAGCTTGATGGTCTTACTACTCTGGGTAGCCTCACTAAAGACACTGGCCAGCTCAAAGAGAGAAACTGGGCGGTACCACTGACCCTCATCAGACCTCATACCCCCAACCACCTTCTCCTTGCGACACACATTTCCACCATTAAGATCCTGCATTGGTACAATGGCTACTGAGCTGAAAGGGTGCATGGGTGTGGATGCTCACCTCTATGTCCACACATGCAACGCCACAATCATTGTGTGCAGCCTTCTCTGAGGCAAAAGACTTCATGGCATCCAGGATAGATCGGTAGCCAGTGCAGCGACACAGATTACCGTCAAAGTTATCTTCCACCTCTTGTTTGCTGGGGTCTGGTTTGGCCTTCAACAAACTGCAGCAATTGTGTGTTGGTGACTAATTAAAAATCAAATATTTTGCCTGAAAGGTTTAGACTTTGGAGGCTCATAACTTTATATGTATATTGGTAACGTCTTTTTTATTTCCAGCGACCAATTATAGTGgcgcacaaaattaatgcgtAAACAAGAATTTCAGTTTGGAGAACGTAGAGTAATAGTAGCCGTTCCATGAGGCCATAATGATACAATTGACTGGT of Halichondria panicea chromosome 9, odHalPani1.1, whole genome shotgun sequence contains these proteins:
- the LOC135341829 gene encoding uncharacterized protein LOC135341829 isoform X1, with translation MGAASSVLPKTSVSFSLNGRAVIVDNASPRLTLNEWLRLQPGLSGTKRMCAEGGCGCCVVTATMPDLVSNSTKTVAINSCLCPLYSVDGWAITTVEGIGDSKRGFHPIQSKVAELNASQCGYCTPGFVMSMYSLLKAKPDPSKQEVEDNFDGNLCRCTGYRSILDAMKSFASEKAAHNDCGVACVDIEDLNGGNVCRKEKVVGGMRSDEGQWYRPVSLFELASVFSEATQSSKTIKLLCGDTGRGVFKVPENFDVYIDVKAVPELNQVTVTAEGMRVGAGVPLAVLLAQLTIHQSPVFQHLAKHLLKIANVPVRNVGSWAGNLMLTHDHDNFPSDVFTIMVAAGASIALGFSNDKYTAVDLWTFLKQDMSKQMILFMDIPVGGSDMVFRSYKIMPRAENAHAYVNAAFSAQVDSSNSFTVKTPPALVFGGIDTHAVEGASTSVFLNGKSLLDPNTLKGALEVLSKELVPNSPPGAASPDYRKSLAINLFYKFYLEAIPGHLSQVVASAAAPYVRPVSSGNQTYSSNPTEYPISKPLPKLTASLQASGEAQYTSDIPPLPNQLAAAFILTTQANATVTAMDTSKAEGMPGFVQVLKASDIPGKNTFVSPNSTIMPEELFLDINRVSQYAGQAVGLVLADTQEQANQIAAAVTMQYHSQGKPILNLEDAIRSNSFFTTPSKETTTVGDPTTAIQNSDHVISGQISCGSQYHFTMETQTAVVVPLEEGYAVYSATQWIDNVQAAVAGVLGVGASSVDVSIKRVGGAYGSKLTRANMVAAACAVGAHASRRPVKMHMDLETNMKLVGKRFPYLATYQIGFSKDGILNGVKVTVYTDCGWNPNDNYLSVAADHIDNAYHCPNWEITTRACKTNTHANTYCRSPGTLPAIFIMESMIDHVARSQGLVVENVKRANLYKQGMVTPRGYPLKYCNISAVWDQLYQSADVESRKTEVAAYNKASLCKQKGKLTCTYMQGNRWRKRGLTMMPLRFGIAWNGSPYTVLVSIYADDGTVAIAHGGVEIGQGINTKVAQVAAKVLGVPIGFVKIKPTNSLTNSNAAGTGGSIGSELNCLGTKNACGVLNGRIQPIRVKNPDLSWPDLVKKCYSEGIDLSARFFVNENIPSYYVYNTWGTAVSEVEVDVLTGETQILRVDILYDCGQSINPDIDIGQVEGAFVMGLGYWLTERVLYDEDSGQLLTHNTWEYKPPSSKDIPIDFRVKLLENTPNPVGILSSKASGEPPQCMSCSVLFAAKRAIESARQDAGNTDYFPLVGPATVEAIQTACLVNSSQFIF
- the LOC135341829 gene encoding uncharacterized protein LOC135341829 isoform X2 yields the protein MGAASSVLPKTSVSFSLNGRAVIVDNASPRLTLNEWLRLQPGLSGTKRMCAEGGCGCCVVTATMPDLVSNSTKTVAINSCLCPLYSVDGWAITTVEGIGDSKRGFHPIQSKVAELNASQCGYCTPGFVMSMYSLLKAKPDPSKQEVEDNFDGNLCRCTGYRSILDAMKSFASEKAAHNDCGVACVDIEDLNGGNVCRKEKVVGGMRSDEGQWYRPVSLFELASVFSEATQSSKTIKLLCGDTGRGVFKVPENFDVYIDVKAVPELNQVTVTAEGMRVGAGVPLAVLLAQLTIHQSPVFQHLAKHLLKIANVPVRNVGSWAGNLMLTHDHDNFPSDVFTIMVAAGASIALGFSNDKYTAVDLWTFLKQDMSKQMILFMDIPVGGSDMVFRSYKIMPRAENAHAYVNAAFSAQVDSSNSFTVKTPPALVFGGIDTHAVEGASTSVFLNGKSLLDPNTLKGALEVLSKELVPNSPPGAASPDYRKSLAINLFYKFYLEAIPGHLSQVVASAAAPYVRPVSSGNQTYSSNPTEYPISKPLPKLTASLQASGEAQYTSDIPPLPNQLAAAFILTTQANATVTAMDTSKAEGMPGFVQVLKASDIPGKNTFVSPNSTIMPEELFLDINRVSQYAGQAVGLVLADTQEQANQIAAAVTMQYHSQGKPILNLEDAIRSNSFFTTPSKETTTVGDPTTAIQNSDHVISGQISCGSQYHFTMETQTAVVVPLEEGYAVYSATQWIDNVQAAVAGVLGVGASSVDVSIKRVGGAYGSKLTRANMVAAACAVGAHASRRPVKMHMDLETNMKLVGKRFPYLATYQIGFSKDGILNGVKVTVYTDCGWNPNDNYLSVAADHIDNAYHCPNWEITTRACKTNTHANTYCRSPGTLPAIFIMESMIDHVARSQGLVVENVKRANLYKQGMVTPRGYPLKYCNISAVWDQLYQSADVESRKTEVAAYNKGNRWRKRGLTMMPLRFGIAWNGSPYTVLVSIYADDGTVAIAHGGVEIGQGINTKVAQVAAKVLGVPIGFVKIKPTNSLTNSNAAGTGGSIGSELNCLGTKNACGVLNGRIQPIRVKNPDLSWPDLVKKCYSEGIDLSARFFVNENIPSYYVYNTWGTAVSEVEVDVLTGETQILRVDILYDCGQSINPDIDIGQVEGAFVMGLGYWLTERVLYDEDSGQLLTHNTWEYKPPSSKDIPIDFRVKLLENTPNPVGILSSKASGEPPQCMSCSVLFAAKRAIESARQDAGNTDYFPLVGPATVEAIQTACLVNSSQFIF